A part of Salvelinus sp. IW2-2015 linkage group LG16, ASM291031v2, whole genome shotgun sequence genomic DNA contains:
- the LOC111975342 gene encoding volume-regulated anion channel subunit LRRC8C isoform X2, with translation MIPVTEFRQFSEQQPQFRVLKPWWDVFTDYLSVVMLMIGVFGCTLQVRQDKIICLPQKMTMYNQTILLPNKTAVQPDVHEMMGRKTNLDFQQYSFINQMCYEKALHWYAKYFPYLVLIHTLIFMVCSNFWFKFPGSSSKIEHFISILGKCFDSPWTTRALSEVSGENPEEKDIKKSRAILNVSVEGNLDSLEKTQSLKSIPEKIVVDKPTASALDKKEGEQAKALFEKVKKFRLHVEEGDILYVMYVRQTVLKVFKFLLIIAYNSALVSEVQITVKCSVDIQDMTGYKHFSCNHTMAHLFSKLSYCYLCFVAVYGFTCLYTSYWLFYRSLKEYSFEYVRQETGIDDIPDVKNDFAFMLHMIDQYDPLYSKRFAVFLSEVSENKLKQLNLNHEWTPEKLRQRLLTNHNDRLELQLFMLSGLPDTIFEVTELQSLKLEIINNVTIPASIAQLENLQELSLYQCCLKIHTTATSFLKEKLKVLRVKFDDSRELPHWLYHLRNLEELYLIGSLSPDASKNVGLESLRELKHLKTLSIKSNFTKIPQSIVDVSSHLQRLYIYNDGTKLVMLNNLKKMVNLTELELVHCDLERIPHAVFSLTNLQELDLKENNLRSIEEIVSCQHLHKLTCLKLWHNSICYIPEHIKKLGSLERLYFSHNKIEILSPHLFLCNKLRYLDLSNNDIRFVPPEIGVLQSLQYFSVTCNKIENLPDELFFCKKLKTLKLGKNMLSLLSPKISYLVLLTHLELKGNHFELLPPELRFCRALKRGGLVVEDVLFETLPSDIRDKMKAE, from the exons ATGATTCCTGTGACGGAGTTCCGGCAGTTCTCAGAGCAGCAGCCACAGTTCCGGGTTCTGAAGCCCTGGTGGGATGTGTTCACAGACTACCTCTCTGTGGTCATGCTAATGATCGGGGTGTTCGGATGCACCCTACAG gTGAGGCAGGACAAAATCATCTGCCTTCCCCAAAAAATGACCATGTACAACCAAACAATACTCTTACCAAATAAAACTGCTGTGCAGCCGGATGTGCACGAGATGATGGGCCGGAAAACGAACCTAGACTTCCAGCAGTATAGCTTCATCAACCAGATGTGCTATGAGAAAGCTCTGCACTGGTACGCCAAGTACTTCCCTTACCTAGTCCTCATACACACCCTCATCTTCATGGTGTGTAGCAATTTCTGGTTCAAGTTCCCAGGCTCCAGCTCTAAGATAGAGCATTTCATCTCCATCTTGGGAAAGTGCTTTGATTCCCCTTGGACTACYAGAGCTCTGTCYGAGGTGTCTGGAGAGAACCCAGAGGAGAAG GACATCAAGAAGAGTAGAGCGATCCTCAATGTGTCTGTAGAGGGGAACCTGGACAGCCTGGAGAAGACCCAGTCCCTMAAATCCATCCCAGAGAAGATCGTAGTGGACAAGCCCACAGCCAGCGCCCTGGATAAGAAGGAAGGAGAACAGGCCAAAGCTCTATTTGAGAAGGTGAAGAAGTTCCGCCTGCACGTCGAAGAGGGGGACATCCTCTATGTTATGTATGTTCGCCAGACTGTTCTCAAAGTGTTCAAGTTCCTCCTCATCATCGCGTATAACAGTGCTTTAGTCTCTGAGGTGCAGATCACAGTGAAGTGCAGTGTGGACATACAGGACATGACGGGATATAAGCATTTCTCCTGTAATCACACCATGGCCCACCTGTTCTCTAAGTTGTCGTACTGTTACCTGTGCTTCGTGGCTGTGTACGGATTCACCTGCCTCTACACTTCCTATTGGCTCTTCTACCGCTCGCTGAAGGAGTACTCCTTTGAATATGTGCGGCAAGAAACGGGAATCGATGACATCCCAGACGTGAAGAATGACTTTGCCTTCATGYTGCACATGATCGACCAGTATGATCCACTGTATTCCAAGAG gttcgCAGTGTTCCTGTCTGAGGTCAGCGAGAACAAACTGAAACAGCTGAACCTGAACCATGAATGGACGCCAGAGAAGCTGCGTCAGAGACTGCTGACCAACCACAACGACAGACTGGAGCTGCAGCTGTTCATGCTGTCTGGGCTCCCGGACACCATCTTCGAGGTGACAGAGCTCCARTCCCTGAAGCTAGAGATCATCAACAACGTAACCATCCCAGCTTCCATCGCCCAGCTGGAAAACCTCCAGGAGCTGTCTCTGTATCAGTGTTGCTTAAAGATCCACACCACAGCCACTTCCTTCCTCAAGGAAAAACTCAAG GTGCTCAGGGTGAAGTTTGATGACAGCAGGGAGCTGCCTCATTGGCTGTACCACCTGCGGAATCTAGAGGAGCTCTACCTCATTGGCTCACTGAGTCCTGACGCTTCGAAGAATGTGGGTCTGGAGTCCCTGAGGGAGCTGAAGCATCTGAAGACCCTCTCGATCAAAAGTAACTTTACAAAGATCCCCCAGTCCATCGTAGACGTGTCCAGCCACCTGCAGAGGCTGTACATCTACAATGATGGCACCAAGCTGGTGATGCTCAACAACCTGAAGAAAATGGTGAACTTGACTGAATTGGAGCTAGTGCACTGTGACCTGGAACGCATCCCACATGCTGTCTTTAGCCTCACAAACCTACAG GAGTTGGACCTGAAGGAAAACAACCTGCGCTCCATTGAGGAGATAGTCAGCTGCCAGCACCTCCACAAGCTGACGTGCCTGAAACTCTGGCACAACAGTATCTGCTACATCCCTGAGCACATCAAGAAGCTGGGCAGCCTGGAGCGCCTCTACTTCAGTCACAACAAGATAGAGATCTTGTCCCCGCACCTGTTCTTATGCAACAAGCTTCGTTACTTGGACCTGTCCAACAACGACATCCGGTTCGTTCCGCCGGAGATTGGCGTCCTACAGAGTCTTCAGTATTTCTCTGTCACGTGCAACAAGATCGAGAACCTCCCAGATGAGCTCTTCTTTTGCAAGAAGCTCAAAACCCTCAAGCTGGGCAAGAATATGCTGTCGTTGCTCTCACCAAAAATCTCATACCTGGTTCTATTGACACACCTGGAACTGAAGGGCAACCATTTTGAGCTCCTGCCTCCAGAGCTGCGGTTCTGCCGGGCGTTGAAGCGTGGCGGCCTAGTGGTGGAGGACGTTCTGTTTGAAACCTTGCCTTCGGATATCAGAGACAAAATGAAGGCTGAGTGA
- the LOC111975342 gene encoding volume-regulated anion channel subunit LRRC8C isoform X1, translating into MIPVTEFRQFSEQQPQFRVLKPWWDVFTDYLSVVMLMIGVFGCTLQVRQDKIICLPQKMTMYNQTILLPNKTAVQPDVHEMMGRKTNLDFQQYSFINQMCYEKALHWYAKYFPYLVLIHTLIFMVCSNFWFKFPGSSSKIEHFISILGKCFDSPWTTRALSEVSGENPEEKVLLDIKKSRAILNVSVEGNLDSLEKTQSLKSIPEKIVVDKPTASALDKKEGEQAKALFEKVKKFRLHVEEGDILYVMYVRQTVLKVFKFLLIIAYNSALVSEVQITVKCSVDIQDMTGYKHFSCNHTMAHLFSKLSYCYLCFVAVYGFTCLYTSYWLFYRSLKEYSFEYVRQETGIDDIPDVKNDFAFMLHMIDQYDPLYSKRFAVFLSEVSENKLKQLNLNHEWTPEKLRQRLLTNHNDRLELQLFMLSGLPDTIFEVTELQSLKLEIINNVTIPASIAQLENLQELSLYQCCLKIHTTATSFLKEKLKVLRVKFDDSRELPHWLYHLRNLEELYLIGSLSPDASKNVGLESLRELKHLKTLSIKSNFTKIPQSIVDVSSHLQRLYIYNDGTKLVMLNNLKKMVNLTELELVHCDLERIPHAVFSLTNLQELDLKENNLRSIEEIVSCQHLHKLTCLKLWHNSICYIPEHIKKLGSLERLYFSHNKIEILSPHLFLCNKLRYLDLSNNDIRFVPPEIGVLQSLQYFSVTCNKIENLPDELFFCKKLKTLKLGKNMLSLLSPKISYLVLLTHLELKGNHFELLPPELRFCRALKRGGLVVEDVLFETLPSDIRDKMKAE; encoded by the exons ATGATTCCTGTGACGGAGTTCCGGCAGTTCTCAGAGCAGCAGCCACAGTTCCGGGTTCTGAAGCCCTGGTGGGATGTGTTCACAGACTACCTCTCTGTGGTCATGCTAATGATCGGGGTGTTCGGATGCACCCTACAG gTGAGGCAGGACAAAATCATCTGCCTTCCCCAAAAAATGACCATGTACAACCAAACAATACTCTTACCAAATAAAACTGCTGTGCAGCCGGATGTGCACGAGATGATGGGCCGGAAAACGAACCTAGACTTCCAGCAGTATAGCTTCATCAACCAGATGTGCTATGAGAAAGCTCTGCACTGGTACGCCAAGTACTTCCCTTACCTAGTCCTCATACACACCCTCATCTTCATGGTGTGTAGCAATTTCTGGTTCAAGTTCCCAGGCTCCAGCTCTAAGATAGAGCATTTCATCTCCATCTTGGGAAAGTGCTTTGATTCCCCTTGGACTACYAGAGCTCTGTCYGAGGTGTCTGGAGAGAACCCAGAGGAGAAGGTATTGttg GACATCAAGAAGAGTAGAGCGATCCTCAATGTGTCTGTAGAGGGGAACCTGGACAGCCTGGAGAAGACCCAGTCCCTMAAATCCATCCCAGAGAAGATCGTAGTGGACAAGCCCACAGCCAGCGCCCTGGATAAGAAGGAAGGAGAACAGGCCAAAGCTCTATTTGAGAAGGTGAAGAAGTTCCGCCTGCACGTCGAAGAGGGGGACATCCTCTATGTTATGTATGTTCGCCAGACTGTTCTCAAAGTGTTCAAGTTCCTCCTCATCATCGCGTATAACAGTGCTTTAGTCTCTGAGGTGCAGATCACAGTGAAGTGCAGTGTGGACATACAGGACATGACGGGATATAAGCATTTCTCCTGTAATCACACCATGGCCCACCTGTTCTCTAAGTTGTCGTACTGTTACCTGTGCTTCGTGGCTGTGTACGGATTCACCTGCCTCTACACTTCCTATTGGCTCTTCTACCGCTCGCTGAAGGAGTACTCCTTTGAATATGTGCGGCAAGAAACGGGAATCGATGACATCCCAGACGTGAAGAATGACTTTGCCTTCATGYTGCACATGATCGACCAGTATGATCCACTGTATTCCAAGAG gttcgCAGTGTTCCTGTCTGAGGTCAGCGAGAACAAACTGAAACAGCTGAACCTGAACCATGAATGGACGCCAGAGAAGCTGCGTCAGAGACTGCTGACCAACCACAACGACAGACTGGAGCTGCAGCTGTTCATGCTGTCTGGGCTCCCGGACACCATCTTCGAGGTGACAGAGCTCCARTCCCTGAAGCTAGAGATCATCAACAACGTAACCATCCCAGCTTCCATCGCCCAGCTGGAAAACCTCCAGGAGCTGTCTCTGTATCAGTGTTGCTTAAAGATCCACACCACAGCCACTTCCTTCCTCAAGGAAAAACTCAAG GTGCTCAGGGTGAAGTTTGATGACAGCAGGGAGCTGCCTCATTGGCTGTACCACCTGCGGAATCTAGAGGAGCTCTACCTCATTGGCTCACTGAGTCCTGACGCTTCGAAGAATGTGGGTCTGGAGTCCCTGAGGGAGCTGAAGCATCTGAAGACCCTCTCGATCAAAAGTAACTTTACAAAGATCCCCCAGTCCATCGTAGACGTGTCCAGCCACCTGCAGAGGCTGTACATCTACAATGATGGCACCAAGCTGGTGATGCTCAACAACCTGAAGAAAATGGTGAACTTGACTGAATTGGAGCTAGTGCACTGTGACCTGGAACGCATCCCACATGCTGTCTTTAGCCTCACAAACCTACAG GAGTTGGACCTGAAGGAAAACAACCTGCGCTCCATTGAGGAGATAGTCAGCTGCCAGCACCTCCACAAGCTGACGTGCCTGAAACTCTGGCACAACAGTATCTGCTACATCCCTGAGCACATCAAGAAGCTGGGCAGCCTGGAGCGCCTCTACTTCAGTCACAACAAGATAGAGATCTTGTCCCCGCACCTGTTCTTATGCAACAAGCTTCGTTACTTGGACCTGTCCAACAACGACATCCGGTTCGTTCCGCCGGAGATTGGCGTCCTACAGAGTCTTCAGTATTTCTCTGTCACGTGCAACAAGATCGAGAACCTCCCAGATGAGCTCTTCTTTTGCAAGAAGCTCAAAACCCTCAAGCTGGGCAAGAATATGCTGTCGTTGCTCTCACCAAAAATCTCATACCTGGTTCTATTGACACACCTGGAACTGAAGGGCAACCATTTTGAGCTCCTGCCTCCAGAGCTGCGGTTCTGCCGGGCGTTGAAGCGTGGCGGCCTAGTGGTGGAGGACGTTCTGTTTGAAACCTTGCCTTCGGATATCAGAGACAAAATGAAGGCTGAGTGA